The sequence below is a genomic window from Salinispira pacifica.
TATATTGAATCTGTTGATTACAAAAAAGTGGAGGGCAGCAAAACGAAGCCGGCTCTGCGGGTGTATGCCCTTTCCACCTGCGCATTCTGCGAGAAAGCAATGAATTTTCTGAAGGAACATGAATACGCCTACGAGTATCTATTCATGGATCTTATCGACAGGGAAGTCAAGAAAAGCATTAAGGCTGAATTAAAGGAAAAACACGGCAGCATTCCACTGTTCCCCCTTCTGGTTGTGGACGGCGAACAGGCGGTATCCGGTTTCACTGAAGAGAAATGGCGGGAGTTGTTAGACATTGAGTAAGAAAGAAAAATCATTGGAAGATGTTGACCGGTTTATTTTCCGGGTTGCGGATAAACAGGGCTGGGGTGTCAACAAGGATCCTGAGTTCCTTCATCATATAAAAAAAGGACTGCAGACAACATACAACAGACACGGTTTCTTTCTCTGTCCATGCAGAGACGGCGCCGGAGACCGGGAGGCCGATAAAGATATTGTCTGCCCCTGTGTGTACAATGTTCCCGATCAGAAAGAATACGGGCATTGCTTCTGCGGTCTGTTCTTCGATAAAAAATATCAGGATGAGGGCGGTGAGTTTCAGCAGATACCCGACCGGCGTCCTGACGAGTACTACGACTAGTCCACGGCTCTTCCAGGCAGCTGACATTTCATGGCGCCGCCATTCTACACGGCTGTCGATCTAAGCCCCCGCCCTTCCAGGCCGGGGCGCAGGTTTCAGCTGTGTGAGATCAATCCCTCAAGCATTGAAAGAAAATCATCCACGGTTTCATCCGCTGTGTCCCAGCTGCACATCAGCCGGTAGCTTTCTTCGTCCCAGTTGTAGAAGCGAAAGCGGTCCTGGAGCGCAGCCCCCCATTTCCGGGGAATGGTGAGAAAAACGGCATTCGCCTGGGGGGGGTGGATAATGCGAATCTTGCCTCCCCGGTCATTCGTCAGTACATCCCGGTGCCGGGAAATAATCTCATTGACCCCCTGCTGCAGACGCCTGGCCGCCTCATTTGCCCGAAGCGCATTTTTCAGCCAGAGCGAACTACCGAAAAGAGCATTGAACTGTGCCGATATATAGCGCATTTTGGAGGCCAGCTGAGCACCCTGTTTCCGGTAAAACTCCAGATCGCCGTTCTCCTGGGCACCGTTCATCAGAATAACCGCCTCCCCGAACATCAGACCGTTTTTCGTACCTCCAAGAGAAAGCGCATGTACCCCCGCATCCAGAGTCATGGAGCGGAGAATGTCCCGGCCCAGAGAAATCAGCTCATCATCGGAAAGCCGGGCCCAGCCGGGATGGGATGACGCCAGCACCGAGGCCACGGCATTGGAAATCCGCGCACCGTCCATATGAAACAGCAGCCCCTCTTCTCTGCACAGATCACCGATCGCCCTGAGCTCTTCAGGACTGTACACCAGCCCAAGCTCGGTACTCTGGGTAATGCTTACCATTCCCGGCTGGGTGCTGTGCACAAATCCTCTTCTGCCCAATTTGGCGGGAATATCTTCAGCACGGATTTTCCCCCCGTCATGGGGGAGATGCTCAATTTTGTTTCCCGAAATCGCCTCCAGGCTGCCGCATTCATCTTCCTCCAGATGCGCAGTAGGGGGTGCGAGAACCGAGTTATATCCTTTCAGCAGACTTCGGATGGAGATCACATTTGCGGCGGTGCCGTTGTATACAAGATACGCCCGGCTGTTTGCACCGAAAACGGTCTTCATCTCCGCATGAAATTTTTCGGTAATGCCGTCCTCTCCATAGCTGACGGCATGGCCGATACTGTTGGCCTGTTCCATGGCCTGAAAAATCTCCGGATGCACACCGGATGCGTTGTCACTGGCAAAAAAAATATCGCTGCTCATGATGTATCTCCCTGTTGTATATCACATTCCCAGCTGTCCGGTGATAAATTCCCGGAATTTCCGGGCGTGGTTGTGGCCGGGCTGGGTATTCAGCACTTTATCGCAATCGGATATGGCATCCGAATAGTTGCCCATGGAATAATACAGCTGAGCCCGGGAGAGCAGAGCGTCGTTATTCCCGCCGTTCAACGCCAGACAGGAATCGAACTCAATCAAGGCTTCCTGCTCCCTGCCCAGCTGGCGAAGAGTGAGTCCCAGATAATGGTGGGCCCGCTCATTTTCGGGATTTACCTCAAGAGAACTGCGGAAATCTGTCTCCGCTTCTTCGTATCGGGATACGGCAAACAGGGCCATCCCCCGATGAAGAAACACCATGGTTCGGATGCTCTCGGGGGCATCTTCGGACAAAATGCGCTCATAAATTTCAATTGCGGTTTCATAGTGATGGGCGTTATGGGCGTACAGGGCCTTCAGCAGCTGGCTCTCCTGGGTTTCCGTACTCACACTCTGGAGAAGCGGGTGATCGGGAAAACTGCCCAGGCTGTCCGCCGGGGGAGCAGTTTTGGCATCCTCCTCCATATCCTGGCTTTGAACCATGGACATAAACGCCACCCTCCGTCTGTCCAACTGATGCTGCAGCTCTCTCTGATATACCCGGATTTCGTGGAAAATCATATCCGAAAGGGATAGGTTGGCGTTCAGAGCCGCCAGTTTCCGGCGGAGATTCACATCGAAGGGGGTTATCTGGGATTTATACACCATTTCATGCTCCACCTCCGCCCAGGCATCCTGAAGAATGGTGCGAAGTTGAATTTCCGTAACCAGGTCCTTGCTTAGATGGAAGCTCTCGGTGAGATCCTCCGGGAGGTTAATAAGAAAGTGCAGGGAATCGTAGCCGAACTCCTTGAAGGAAAATTCCGCCCCCTTCTTCTCCCGTTCCCTGATGCTGAAGTTGCCGGTAAGCATATTTTCCACCGCGGTGAGATCATCAATAAAGGGACAGACAATCCGGATTCCCAGCACGTCACTGATCAGCACACTGTCATGCTGGCCGTTTTCGCTGCTGCGACGTTGAATTTTCTGATAATAACTTGAGAAACTCTTCACCCGGTATTTCACCGTTGCACGAATCCGCTTCCTGTCCAGAAGGCTGCGCAACCTTCGATGCAGCTCATAAAGTGCACGTTCAAAACTGTCCACATGCTCTTCATATTCCTGCTGGAGCAAATGCCGGGCTTTCACCGGTAATGTTACATGTACCATGTACTCTTATTCTATCATATTTCCGGATGTTTTGCCCTCAAGATTGTTCAGGTTCAGGATGGAAAGAAAGCAGCCCTGGAGAATGGATGTCTGCTCATCAATAATACATTGAGGAATTATATAGCAGGGAATATGAACCCGGTCATAGGCAATTACCGCATGGAAGGGTTCGGGGCAGATACCCCGGGGCAGACGAATGGGACCTGCATGTTCCGACCGGAAGATCCGGAAAAATATTTCTGCATCAGACACAAATTTTCTGGCATCCTGACCTTTCAGCCGGTTCTCTTCTGTACCGAGGGTCCGGAGAATCTTCCTGTTCACATAGCGGATATACCCCCGGTCATCCAGAAGACAGTATCCCTGATTCATGTTTTCCAGAAGCTGCTGAATCTGTATCTCCTGGGATCGGATCCTGGCTTCGCTTCTGGCTTTATACAGGGCTATGGAGAGAGCCATCCGCAGCTGATGATCGGTGAAGGGTTTTGCCACGAACCCGAAGGGCATCGATTCGGGGACCCTCCGGATCACCTCTTCTTCCCTCAACCCGCTGATAAACACAACAGGAATATCATATTTCTCTCTCAGGCTTTCGGCAGCATCGATGCCGCTGTCCTGGCCTTCCAATTCGATATCCATCAGAATAATATCCGGCAGAGAATCCATGAACTGATTTTCAAGATCCGCGGATGAATTGCAGACCCCGTGAATGGAGTATCCCAGCCTGAGAAGGGACCGCTGGATGGCCGATGCGATAATAAACTCATCTTCCACCACAAGTACGCGTGCTTCGCGTTCTGAACGGTCAAGTGAGTTCGATGTAAGAAAAAAATCCGTCAACATGACTGCTACCCAAGACCCATGGCCGGGATACCGGCGGGGAGATGTCAGAATCTCCGCATATCAGACATTGAATTTGAAATGCATCACATCCCCGTCTTTTACAATATATTCCTTGCCTTCCATCCGGAGCTTTCCCGCTTCCCGGATTTTGGCCTCGGAACCAAGTTCAAACAAGTCGCTGCAGTGGTACACTTCAGCCTTTATAAATCCCTTTTCAAAATCGCTGTGAATAACACCCGCCGCCTGGGGGGCCTTGTCTCCATGATGATAGGTCCATGCCCGGACCTCCTTTTCACCGGCGGTGAAGAAGGTGCGCAAACCCAGAAGATCGTAACCTTCCCTGATCAATGCGGATAATCCGCTTTCTTCCAGGCCCATTTCATCCAGGAATTCCCGACGCTCCTCCTCTGTCTCCAGATCGGCGATCTCTTTTTCCAGTTGACCGCAGAGCACCACCACGCCGGCGCTTTCGGTATCGGCGATGGCCTTTACCTTCTGCACATGGGGGTTCTCGCCGTGAATATCATTTTCATCCACATTGCAGAGATAGAGCATCTTTTTCCGGGTGATCAGGTGCATATCACGGATGAGGGCTTCCTGTTCCTCGTCCAGTTCAAGGCTGCGGGCGGGTTGGCCTTCCTGGAGAAGCTCCTTCAGTTGAACCAGAACGGGCTGAAGGCTCTTGGCCATGGCCTGAACTTTCTTGTCTGCGCTCCGGGCCTCCTTTTCCAGCCTTGCAAAGCGTTTTTCCACGGTTTCCAGGTCGGCAAGAGCCAGTTCCACATTGATGGTTTCAATATCGCTTGCGGGATCTATGCTGTTATCAACATGAATAATATCGTCATTTTCGAAACAGCGTACCACGTGGACAATCACCCCCACTTCCCGGATATGTGAAAGGAATTTGTTTCCCAGACCTTCACCCTTGCTGGCGCCCTTCACCAGACCTGCAATATCAACAAATTCAACCGCAGCGGGAATGAGCTTCTGAGGGGGGATCAACTCGGCAATTCGGGTGAGCCGGGAATCGGGCACGGTCACCAGGCCCACATTGGGTTCGATTGTACAGAACGGATAATTGGCTGCTTCAGCGGGGGCAGAGGTCAGTGCAGAAAAAATGGTGGATTTACCCACATTGGGCAGTCCCACAATACCGCAGTTAAGGGGCATGGATACTCCTGTTTGTATATCATTACACAGTAAATTTGTTTCGGATTAGATGCGTTCAAAAATCAGCTTTGAAGACACCCGGTGTGGAGCGTAGTGTAGTTGGTTTCCCGGCGGAAATCAATAATGGGGGACGGCGGAACAGAAAAAACGCGGATCTGAGACTTGAATATATATTGATAAATATATATAACAATCAGCGTGAAAGAGATACAGAGTTTCAGCGAACTGAAAACCAATATAGAAAACAGCCGGATGCTTCTGGGATATTTTTCAGCCCCGGATTGCGGTGTCTGCACGGCATTGAAGCCCAAGGTTCTGGAAATCCTGCAGGATTACCCGGAAATTGAGTCAGTCTATGTGAACGTGAGGGAGCAGCAGGAAGCTGCAGCCCAGCACGCCATTTTCACCATCCCGGGGATCCTGGTTTTCGCAGAGGGAAAAGAGGCCGTCAGGGAAGCCCGCTTTGTGCACGTGGATGAGTTGAGAGAGAAGATTCACCGGCTTCACTCCATGCTGTTCGCGTAATCGCTCCAGCCCAGACGCTCCAGGCGCTCAATTTTTTCATCCACCTGCCCCTTCAAGCCTGAGGCATACTCCTCCACCCGCCTTCGCACTCCAGAATCCGACAGAGCGATAATCCGTGCGGCCAGCAATCCGGCATTCTTGGCACCATTAATTGCAACCGTTGCCACGGGAATTCCCCCGGGCATCTGAACAATGGACAACAGCGAATCCAGGCCGTTCAGGCTCCGGGTTTTCACCGGTACACCGATCACCGGCAGACTGGTGAGGCTTGCAACCATCCCCGGCAGATGGGCGGCCCCTCCGGCGCCTGCAATAATTGCCGAAATACCCCGGCCCGCGGCCTTCTCTGCGTATTCGAACATTCTCCGGGGAGTTCTGTGGGCGGATACAACCGTGATTTCATATTCGATTCCCAGTTCATCCAGAACCGCCGCAGCCTCTTTCATAACCGGAAGGTCCGAATCGCTGCCCATGATAATTCCAACTTTCATGCATCTCCTCCATTGCGCCGGGTAATTGTGAAGTACTCATCTGTATAGTTCATGTTTTCATTATTGATGTGTTCCGCCGGAGATTGCAATAAGGCAGGTTCCTGTCTCCGGATTCGGTATGTTTCAGGTCGATGCGTTCTATGCCGTCCATACGGCCTGTGCCGCCTCTGTGGCTTATACAACCTCTGCGGCTTATACGACCTGCACAGCCTGTACCACCTCCACAGCCTATACGGCCCGAACACTCACCGTCCGCTCAAGCTGTTCGGCCTGTTTCAGGGCGATCTCCAGATCCGAGTTCAGCACGGTGATGTGGCCCATCTTCCTCAGCGGGCGCACCTCCTCTTTTCCGTACCAGTGCATGTAGGCTCCGGGGCTGCTCATCAGTTCGGTGAAGCCGGAAATTGCCGGTGTGCCCCGGGCTGAAGCTTCGCCCAGGAGATTGATCATCACCGCCGGGCTGCGCAGCTGCGGTGATCCCAGGGGAAGGCCGCACACCGCACGGATAAACTGCTGAAACTGGCTGGTCTCAGCTGCTTCAATACTCCAGTGTCCGGAGTTATGGGGCCGGGGAGCCACTTCGTTGATCAGAATTTCTCCATCTGAGGTGAGAAACAATTCCACGGCAAACAAGCCGGCGGCCTCAAGGGCATCTACTGCGGCTCTGGCCAGTTCCATTGCACGGCGTGACTGAACTTCGCTGATCCGGGCGGGCACACAAACCGAGTTGCAGATTTGGGAGCGTGAGTCGAATACCATCTCAACCACCGGGTAGACCCGGCTCTCGCCTTCCGGATTCCGGGCTATAAGAACAGCAAGCTCCATGGTGAAATCCACAGCTTCCTCAATCATGGAGGGACCCTTCAGAGCCCGGGCTTTCAGATCAGCGGGAGAAGCAGGTTCCAGGCGGGTTACTCCCCTGCCGTCGTAGCCGCCGGCCCGGGTCTTTTGTATGCAGGGTAAGCCGAAGTTTTCAAGCTCACCGGCCAGCTGCTCGTCAGCTAACGTCTCCGGGTCGTCCAGAGCCCGGAATGCAGGAACAGCAAGTCCCGCATCCTTGAAAAGCTGCTTCTGGACCAATTTGTCCTGGATTATCTCCAGAGCTCCGGGCCGGGGGTGGACCCGGGTGCCTGCAGCCTGGGCTTCATACAGGGCATTCACATCGATATGTTCAATTTCATAACTCAGCACATCAACCCGGGCGGCAAGCTCAAGAATTGCACGGGAATCGGTGAGACTGCCCTGGATGCACTCATCGGCAATACCGTAT
It includes:
- the purK gene encoding 5-(carboxyamino)imidazole ribonucleotide synthase codes for the protein MAGSNQRFSQGVSQLDSQGFPLGFRLGLVGGGQLGRMVCQEARNMGIHTIVLDPSPRPPAYGIADECIQGSLTDSRAILELAARVDVLSYEIEHIDVNALYEAQAAGTRVHPRPGALEIIQDKLVQKQLFKDAGLAVPAFRALDDPETLADEQLAGELENFGLPCIQKTRAGGYDGRGVTRLEPASPADLKARALKGPSMIEEAVDFTMELAVLIARNPEGESRVYPVVEMVFDSRSQICNSVCVPARISEVQSRRAMELARAAVDALEAAGLFAVELFLTSDGEILINEVAPRPHNSGHWSIEAAETSQFQQFIRAVCGLPLGSPQLRSPAVMINLLGEASARGTPAISGFTELMSSPGAYMHWYGKEEVRPLRKMGHITVLNSDLEIALKQAEQLERTVSVRAV
- a CDS encoding response regulator; this translates as MLTDFFLTSNSLDRSEREARVLVVEDEFIIASAIQRSLLRLGYSIHGVCNSSADLENQFMDSLPDIILMDIELEGQDSGIDAAESLREKYDIPVVFISGLREEEVIRRVPESMPFGFVAKPFTDHQLRMALSIALYKARSEARIRSQEIQIQQLLENMNQGYCLLDDRGYIRYVNRKILRTLGTEENRLKGQDARKFVSDAEIFFRIFRSEHAGPIRLPRGICPEPFHAVIAYDRVHIPCYIIPQCIIDEQTSILQGCFLSILNLNNLEGKTSGNMIE
- the purE gene encoding 5-(carboxyamino)imidazole ribonucleotide mutase, with the translated sequence MKVGIIMGSDSDLPVMKEAAAVLDELGIEYEITVVSAHRTPRRMFEYAEKAAGRGISAIIAGAGGAAHLPGMVASLTSLPVIGVPVKTRSLNGLDSLLSIVQMPGGIPVATVAINGAKNAGLLAARIIALSDSGVRRRVEEYASGLKGQVDEKIERLERLGWSDYANSME
- the ychF gene encoding redox-regulated ATPase YchF; the protein is MPLNCGIVGLPNVGKSTIFSALTSAPAEAANYPFCTIEPNVGLVTVPDSRLTRIAELIPPQKLIPAAVEFVDIAGLVKGASKGEGLGNKFLSHIREVGVIVHVVRCFENDDIIHVDNSIDPASDIETINVELALADLETVEKRFARLEKEARSADKKVQAMAKSLQPVLVQLKELLQEGQPARSLELDEEQEALIRDMHLITRKKMLYLCNVDENDIHGENPHVQKVKAIADTESAGVVVLCGQLEKEIADLETEEERREFLDEMGLEESGLSALIREGYDLLGLRTFFTAGEKEVRAWTYHHGDKAPQAAGVIHSDFEKGFIKAEVYHCSDLFELGSEAKIREAGKLRMEGKEYIVKDGDVMHFKFNV
- a CDS encoding ferredoxin-thioredoxin reductase catalytic domain-containing protein, translating into MSKKEKSLEDVDRFIFRVADKQGWGVNKDPEFLHHIKKGLQTTYNRHGFFLCPCRDGAGDREADKDIVCPCVYNVPDQKEYGHCFCGLFFDKKYQDEGGEFQQIPDRRPDEYYD
- a CDS encoding glutaredoxin family protein, with the protein product MSYIESVDYKKVEGSKTKPALRVYALSTCAFCEKAMNFLKEHEYAYEYLFMDLIDREVKKSIKAELKEKHGSIPLFPLLVVDGEQAVSGFTEEKWRELLDIE
- a CDS encoding tetratricopeptide repeat protein codes for the protein MVHVTLPVKARHLLQQEYEEHVDSFERALYELHRRLRSLLDRKRIRATVKYRVKSFSSYYQKIQRRSSENGQHDSVLISDVLGIRIVCPFIDDLTAVENMLTGNFSIREREKKGAEFSFKEFGYDSLHFLINLPEDLTESFHLSKDLVTEIQLRTILQDAWAEVEHEMVYKSQITPFDVNLRRKLAALNANLSLSDMIFHEIRVYQRELQHQLDRRRVAFMSMVQSQDMEEDAKTAPPADSLGSFPDHPLLQSVSTETQESQLLKALYAHNAHHYETAIEIYERILSEDAPESIRTMVFLHRGMALFAVSRYEEAETDFRSSLEVNPENERAHHYLGLTLRQLGREQEALIEFDSCLALNGGNNDALLSRAQLYYSMGNYSDAISDCDKVLNTQPGHNHARKFREFITGQLGM
- a CDS encoding thioredoxin family protein, which codes for MKEIQSFSELKTNIENSRMLLGYFSAPDCGVCTALKPKVLEILQDYPEIESVYVNVREQQEAAAQHAIFTIPGILVFAEGKEAVREARFVHVDELREKIHRLHSMLFA
- a CDS encoding threonine aldolase family protein; protein product: MSSDIFFASDNASGVHPEIFQAMEQANSIGHAVSYGEDGITEKFHAEMKTVFGANSRAYLVYNGTAANVISIRSLLKGYNSVLAPPTAHLEEDECGSLEAISGNKIEHLPHDGGKIRAEDIPAKLGRRGFVHSTQPGMVSITQSTELGLVYSPEELRAIGDLCREEGLLFHMDGARISNAVASVLASSHPGWARLSDDELISLGRDILRSMTLDAGVHALSLGGTKNGLMFGEAVILMNGAQENGDLEFYRKQGAQLASKMRYISAQFNALFGSSLWLKNALRANEAARRLQQGVNEIISRHRDVLTNDRGGKIRIIHPPQANAVFLTIPRKWGAALQDRFRFYNWDEESYRLMCSWDTADETVDDFLSMLEGLISHS